The following are encoded together in the bacterium genome:
- a CDS encoding ABC transporter ATP-binding protein, whose translation MSVALEATGLSFAFGGRAVVDGVSLAVPEGEMLGIVGPNGSGKTTLLRLLSGLLRPRAGEVRVLGRPAAGYSRRELARLVAVVPQGSGTVFPYTVEEMVGMGRFPHLAWPGWLSERDRAVCREAMRRTDTERFAGRTIDELSSGERQRVLIARALAQEARIVLLDEASSFLDLAQELGIFRMLDALRREQGLTFVSVSHDLNLVGAFCQRVLLLRDGRVLAAGALEATYTGENLSALFGVAVQTAAGPDHRVRVQW comes from the coding sequence GTGAGCGTCGCGCTCGAGGCCACCGGCCTCTCCTTCGCCTTCGGCGGCCGCGCGGTCGTCGACGGGGTCTCGCTCGCCGTGCCCGAAGGCGAGATGCTCGGCATCGTCGGGCCGAACGGCTCCGGCAAGACCACGCTCCTGCGCCTGCTCTCGGGGCTGCTGCGGCCGCGCGCCGGCGAGGTCCGCGTCCTCGGGCGCCCGGCCGCCGGCTACTCCCGGCGGGAGCTGGCGCGCCTCGTCGCCGTCGTCCCGCAGGGCAGCGGGACCGTCTTCCCGTACACGGTCGAGGAGATGGTCGGCATGGGCCGCTTCCCGCACCTGGCGTGGCCGGGCTGGCTTTCCGAGCGCGACCGCGCCGTGTGCCGCGAGGCGATGCGGCGCACGGACACCGAGCGCTTCGCCGGGCGGACGATCGACGAGCTCTCCTCGGGCGAGCGCCAGCGGGTGCTCATCGCGCGGGCGCTGGCGCAGGAGGCGCGCATCGTGCTCCTCGACGAGGCCTCGAGCTTCCTCGACCTCGCGCAGGAGCTGGGGATCTTCCGGATGCTGGATGCGCTGCGGCGCGAGCAGGGGCTGACCTTCGTGTCGGTGTCGCACGACCTGAACCTCGTGGGCGCGTTTTGCCAGCGCGTGCTCCTGCTGCGTGATGGCCGCGTCCTGGCGGCGGGGGCGCTGGAGGCGACCTACACCGGCGAGAACCTCTCGGCGCTCTTTGGCGTGGCCGTG